The following nucleotide sequence is from Zea mays cultivar B73 chromosome 1, Zm-B73-REFERENCE-NAM-5.0, whole genome shotgun sequence.
GGCCCTGGGTACCAAGAGGGCCTCGATACCTGGCCGGCCGGCCCTCTGGCCTTGAGGGCACCGGAGGCTAGAAGGGCCCCAGGACCAGGTCCCCTGGCTTGGAGGGCTCCAGACTTAGTCGAAGCTGGGCATGGCCCCTTGGGGCACAGGGTCTAGGGTTATGAGGTTGATATGAGTCGGAACTACTTTGGGTTTTCTTTTGCTGGTGGGATCTTCAGAAGACATATTGCTGGTATTCAGAAGTATGACCTTTCTTGGACGTTGACAATCTATTTTGCCATAGAAATTTTTTAACATGGGATACTGAGCTCAAATGACATTCCCTCCAATCCATTTTATTAAGCGATACAACATCATGATTCCATTTTTATTAGGTTTGTAAGTGTGTTGCTTTGATCTTTATGTGCATTAACTCAACTGGAGAAGCTGAAGCGTCCATCACTGCTGCATGCGTGTGTTTCCTTGAGCTAGGTTGGCCAGGCTTGCGGCATGCATGCATACATGCAGGAGTCCTAGCGCGGCACCCGACATTAGTCATTGTgtaaaggggtgtttggtttctagggactatttTTTATTCCCTTCATTGtattccattttagtccctaaattgccaaatacggaaactaatttttttatttgagtttccgtatttagcaatttagggactaaaattgaATAAAATGGaggaactaaaaattagtccctaactccctataaaccaaacaccccctaagtcttGGTATTGCGATTTTTTTGCCTTTGCCTAACATACCAGATCCGATGGAGTATATTCTGTTTTACACTGTTTTTGTCTATATTGGCCGAGTACCATTACAAAATCGTGATTCTTAAATGTAACACACCGCAACGATTGTTATACTTATGTATCTGATTTGAGGAGAGAGGCGGTGGGGGAGGATTAACATTTTCTCAATTGTCTTTATCTTCTCACGGGACTCACGCCATATATGATAGTGGCCTCCCTCCTCCCCTCCTCTCTTCCCTTGTTCATCTGCTTTTGTGCTGTCGCCTCCTGGAAGCTAAAATCGAGCCACATAGTTGCTGCTAAGGTCTATCCACACAGTCCCAGGAGTGCTGCTTCTTTACCTGTTGTGATGGGGTGAGTGGTGTCTGCCATGTTGGGCATCTCCGGCAGCAGCGGCGGTGGAGGAGGCACAGCGGTGGTGGCATGAGCAACTCTGATGGTGTCGACGTGCGACACTTGATCTTGACACTAGCCTGCTTGCGCTGCTCTGGTTTTACTCAGCGCTGCTCGTGTTTGCACTTGGGTAAGCGATGGCTCCACGTTGTGGGTGGCTTCACCGATCAAAGCATTGCGTGCCCCCTCCACCTCTTTGCCCTTCCTGAATCTGTCATTGTGAGCTGCATGTGCATAGGGAGGTTGTGGCTGTGCATGAGGTGCCTCCTACGGGCGGGGAATGGAGGCGAGCAACAGCATCTGGATCCGTCCCACTGCTGGAAGGGGATGGATGAGCTGCCGGCACCCAGCTTGGACTCGCTGCTGGGGGGACAAATAGGATGTAGAAGCACAGATCAGGCTGCGATTCATATTGCGAGAAGGAAGAGGTGGTGGTGGCCCCCAGCTTCCAATCACCAACACAGGAGTTGGAGAGAGAGGGAGGAAGAACTGAAGTGGATCGGAAATACATTTCTACCCCCTCTGTTTCATATTGGAAAATGATTGTTTACATGGCTGTGGTGTGAAGTGTGAAGTGTGAACGAGCAAAGATCCATACTTTTGTAAAGGTAACTGGCCAATTTGGTTGTTTGTGGTTTGAAATGGCAAATCCACGCAAGTTGGATGTTCCACATCAAAATTTGCCTTTGTCATATGACATGTCAATGGGTATGTTGGTTTATTGGACTATTACCTGCTATTTGCTCTTAGTTATCAGAAAACAGCTATGACCTATGAGGAGCCAAAATTTGGAAGATGAATTCAACATGTCTACCTATGGTTGAAAGATAACCTAGAAATTGCAAATGCTGTCATCAATGGTTCATGATGACGATGATTAATGCACTATTTAACCATATGGCTTGCCACTTAGCAAGTGGCGTATACGCGACTGGGGGGGGGGGTGCCCCCCCCAACAAAAAGAACTATATTTATCAATCTATGGCTAAAATAAATGTGGTAGTTTATAATAAGTTAAAATATGTTATGTACTTAGCGTATATATGTGTTACTTGTTATAACTAGTGACTattgtatatttatatatacatatattctaTTTATTAACATTACAACTATAGTTATATGTGTTGCCCCCCCTAACGAAAACTCCTGGCTACGCCTCTGCCCTTACTACCATTTCTAGTTTCTAGTCCACTAGGCATATCTCTTATGAATACATGCCATATTTTGGGCCTTTATTTGTTAAAATAAACTAGACCAACCTAGGAGGACTAGGCGTTTTTATACGAAGAAGAAATAGTCATCCAATTTTTTTCTCAACACGGACTCGAGCTTGGGAGTTGGGTGGTTTGGGCATAGTTGCGGTCTTTATCCATAATGAATGCATATAGGGTTATTCCACGATACTCCAATAACCCCCTAGGAGTTCAGAGTTCTAAATAAATCTGGAATGTTGAATTTCCAAAGAGATAAAATGATTAATAAACATAAAATGAAAAATATCTGGGTAATCTGGTTTATCCAGTGTGCATCTCCTGTGGCTGCACCATTGTCGGCAACCTCGTCAATGTTCCTAGGAGGTAATAATTCATGATACTCCATCCGTCCCAGTATATAAGAGCAAATATAATAAAGGGCGGTAAGCAGGCTaaatgctaaagtgaaggagagagaagagaaggaagaGGAGAAGTGGGTTGTAAATTTATAGCTGACTTAGAGCCTTAGACACAAGAATCAAGAAGCTTTGTGAGGGAGACGAGTGGAGTCCTACATTAATAGTGAAGCTCTAACTACTATATGGATGGGCTAAGAGGTAGGTTGTACAGATTCTTACCGGTAGCAGTCATctatattattaaacttgctctaAGGCGTAACCACCTCTGGTTTAAAAACCAAGAAatgtatttaattctctctaaCGACACAAGTAGTATTGCATCGATGTACGTATGTCTAGAGAAAGCACGCCTTATGAGACTAGAATAAAAAGTGGCTGCGCCTCATATTATGGGATGGAGGGAGTATCTTATCCAGATAGACGGTCCACAATCATGTCGGAGTATGTAGAAATTGCCATTTTATATGCTCACATTTAGTTTTCAATGGGCAGTAGTATAAGTCTGATGTTTTACATGCCGTGATATCATCATCAGGCAAAAACATGTTGCCTGCTTTCTGAATTTCCATTGCTTTGGTCCATCTGTGGCAGTTAGCTGCTTATTTTTTATTACTATGTTTTTGCTAAAAACAGATTTTGTTTGTTTTATGGTAATGTTGTATATGGAACCTTGGTTCTTAAAAGAATGGTTCATTTATTCAAGTTCTTAATTTAACctatattttattttcttttgcaGGGTGCGTGAAGCTGAGCCAACTTGTAAGCATTTTGACCTGAACTTCAACATGTTAAAGTTTTTTCTTTTTTACTGCATTGATATTTCCCTTTTATGAAGACCACACAACTGGAGATCACTCAAGTGCTGCAAGCAGTTCACTTGTTTGCCCATATCTTGCCCTGCGTGGTTTTCTCCATCCTGTTAATGTGCCTTCTACTTCTAATTCTGGTgctgaaagcacttcatttcatcGGCACTCAACTGGCTTGGAAGGACATGTCACTCCTGATTTGAACAATGCTCCAGTTTTCCATGCTACCGAGTCAAGAAATCATGACAGTGAGCACAGACATTTGAGTAATCTTCCTGTATCAGGAACTCCTGAATATTCTATGACTCCATTTGGGATAGGAGTACCAAGATATGACAGTGGCAGCCAACAGGGATTCCGATCATATGCACATCATCATCCCCTAATCCATAGGTATGCCCAATTCATGAATCTCATTTTAAGTAGGTTTGTATCATTTAAACATATGGTCATGTACTAAGTATGTTTGTATCATTTAAGTATATGGTCTCATATTTATACTTTCTAAACAGCCCCATTTTACGCTAAAAATACATATACTTCACGTCAATTCATGGGCGGAGCTAGAATAAAACTAAGGGAGAATGCCACTGTAGCACAATCTGTGTAGAAAATATGTTGTCTAGTGTCTACATAATAATAAAACAACAACAATTTCGAACAGTTCAACATAAATGTTAGCAATCTACAACGAGAATGGAATAACGATAAAATGTTTCCAAATTGAAGGAACACAATAACAATATTGATGGGTGTACCTAGTGAAGGTGAGCATTAAAATCATGGACAACAGATAGTTGGCACAAGCAAAACAAGGTCCTCAACAGCCTAAAGAAAAGAGAACATATCATTTAGTTTTCAACTCTCAACAGAAATAGATATAATGACCTTCTATTTTCATATATGTTCTGTCTCCTAACAATGAAATATACATATTAACCATGGCCTAACTATACCTTTCTTCATTTCCTTTTCTAACAAAAAATATGGTTAGATTACTCATCACTAATGCGATTGGCTGATTGCAAAACAGTGTTTTCATATACTTCGGACTCTCCTGCGCGTTCAAGAAAAAAACATACTTCGGACTCACTGTATTTAGGCTACTTTCAATCCTATCAAACCAATTCCAAACATAAATATCAAGAAATCCGCCTTTAAACCCCCTACAATCTGGTCAAACAAGAATCACGTGATTGAAACCCAATCTGGAGTCTTTCCTTGATGGGAATTGAAACAATTGACAGAATTGGAGCGCATTAGAAGAAAGATTGGCGAGGTTTTCTGCCTTGTTTTTGATGAGTAACAAGGACGACAGTAAGTGATGATTCCATGGCCGGCTGTGCCACTGCAGCCGGTAACAGAGACAACCTTGGGTGCAGCTGGGCATTCTTCATTGGTCAGGTCACCATCAACAGGAGTTGAGGTTGAGGGGTACAGAGCCACATGGATGGCTGAGGGGGCCATCTTTGTCAGAGGATTCTCTATTGGCAAAGCAGGCCTATTGGGAATTGTGATAAGATTCATGTTGGTCTTTCCATTTTGGGCAAGGCTTCTGCTAGGCAGACGATGTTGGCGTGGTTTGTTGGGCACTTGGGCTTTCTATTTTGGGCTGTATCCTTGCTGTTTGCTTCAGACTTTTTAGTGTCACACTTGGCCACCGGTGGTGAAGGCTGTGACATGAGGAAGATGAAGATGCTCTCACATTTAAATTTCTGGTGGCTGCTGACGACATTTCCACCCCCACAGGCCACAACGTTGCCTGTCCCCACGACATGACCATGAATTGGCATCTCCATGACTGGAGCCCAGAAATTCCAGAATCCCATTGTCTCGCCATGTATGGCTCGAGTTGCAACTCACATTTGATTGGGGTGACAGTGACACCACTGTCTCTCCATGACCGAATTGCTTCAAACATTAGATCAGTGTCacaccatggtctacctagcttcTTGTTTGCATGACCACACTCTGTACTCTGGAAGCAGCAATATTTCACCCACTTAGTCAAAAATGCTGTATACCTCCTCAGCACTAAAACCCTGGGGCCTGGGCCTTAGAACAGAAGACTTGACCAAGTACTTTGATTTGCACAAGCATTTGGTTTCTTACATCCATGCCAGGTTCTAGGAAGAGGGAAGACTTGTCCCCGTTGGCGCATAACTTGTATACTATGCCTAGATCAAGCTGCAGGAAGACAGAATCACTGATATTTTGCAATAATGTAGCAGACATCTGCTGTTTCATGACTAGGGTCCTCCCTGCCAATCACGGGCTATTTGTTGTAGTAACTTGTCCCGTGTCTCATTGCTAAATGGCATGCCCTCATGCCACACATTTGGATGAGGTACTTCATTCCACAGTTCCCATGCAGCAACCTTTGTTTCCATGTGAGCCCTGAACATGTCCAGTTCATCCCGAGCTGCTGCATTGGCCTCAAGGGGCGTCCATTAAACAAACCGTCCTCATCAACATCTATGACAGCATCCAATGGGAAGCCCTCAACATCTATGAGATCCTCGCCATGGCCTTTGGAGTCTTCGATGGACAAGAGGCGGCCGTAGACTCGATCGACGGGTCTTCATGGTAGCCCTTGTGACCTTCGGCGAACCGTGCATCCCCAACAGCTGTGTTGGCCTCAAGATGGCAGTAACTGATTTGTTTTGTTTGGGACTAGGTGCATCTGCAGTCTGCACCCATATGGGACGATAGACTTTGGCGCTGCCTTAAATATGAAAAACTGATCTGCTTGATGGTTTCATTGGCTAGTCCATGCGTACTGAAATATTGTCTGTTACAAATCTCTGCCTGATTTTCTTTCGCTTTGTTAAACCACAAATTTCCCTCTCGTTCAATTACTGCAGGCTGACCCCTCGCAGCGGAAGCAATCTGGTGGCACCATTAGGGTCAGTTCCAGCCGTCGTGGCAGAGACTAGAGGCCATGGCCATGGTGCACCGGGCCATATGTACCAGCACTCATCTGTGCAGGGCAGCCCGTTCCCTCCTACCACCAGAAGGGTTAGGCCCAGAGCCTTGACGATTACGTCTTTCATCGCAGCGACTTCctcagctgagattgcagggccCCTTGGCCACGGGTTTCCCGCTCCTGGAGCCGTGAACAGGAGCGTTTCTGATGCCGAGGGCATCGACCGAGCGTACACATGGGGCCGGGAGGGATATGATCTGTTCCCTTGGACCCCTGCTGAATGGGGCACCTTCAATCCCATGCAGAACCATGCGCATGGAAGCTTTACCAGAAGGCCTGCTGGGGAGCGGATGCCGCAGAGTCGCCCCGAGAACGGATACCAGCCGCCTGTGCCCACTTCACAGAGGATGCCACCGTTCTTGTGATCAGACGAGGCTGCCTCTCCAATTGCTGTGTATAAAATTATTTGATTCGGGGTTTGGCAGAGAACAACGAGCGAATATCGACCGCACGGCAGCATCGAAACTGGTCGGCTATGAGACCTGTGTGTGTGTGATGTTTATGATGATGCCGCTCGTATTTTTAGCGCTTTCGGTCCAGCGGCGCTCAGGTTTCGTCGAGCGCTGTCGTTTGTCCTGACTGATATGGTGTTGCGTTGAGAAGGACTGTTTGAGCTAAACTGCATCTCTGGTCCCGGGATTCGAAAGCACCGCGTGCAGCTATGGATTTGTTCGTCACATCACGTTCGTGTATGGCTGGCCCTGGCCGTTTCATGACCGCTCGATTCCTCTGCCAGCGCAGCAGCGCCGCtattgtttttttttaaaaaacgtGCTGCCTCGCCCACTGCCAGTTTCGCACCATGTTTGTTGTGACTTTTATCCGGCTGATGTTGCCCTCTATAATATTCTACAATATTTTGTCTCTATATATTAGAGCTGCAGTAGTTCGAACAGCAGCTGCGGGTGTAAGCAACCAAATAGGATGTCGAAGATTAACACCCAGATGTTCGTCACGTGCTAAATAGCGGTCGTGAACCTAAGCTGGAGTTTATTGAAGTATAATAAACTCTATGTCGTATTTATCTTTATCTATCTAGATGATATCAGAGATCTTGTGTGACTTGAATTATGTTGTCACACTAAATAATGTGTCCGGGTTTTGTCCGACTTTATCGTAAAATAAATTAGAAACTCAACCTCTTTTCACGACTTTTCTCCCAAACCGAGTTAATTGTCGACCACTTCGGATCTCTGTT
It contains:
- the LOC100194362 gene encoding putative RING zinc finger domain superfamily protein is translated as MDLERPPPASAAEAAGAAACSICLDPVLACVAGRSVAKLQCGHEFHLDCIGSAFNAKGAMQCPNCRKIEKGRWLYASGRHPPADIDMGGWVTSDNYDITSELPFGFQWCPFSGFTQLASMLGVREAEPTYHTTGDHSSAASSSLVCPYLALRGFLHPVNVPSTSNSGAESTSFHRHSTGLEGHVTPDLNNAPVFHATESRNHDSEHRHLSNLPVSGTPEYSMTPFGIGVPRYDSGSQQGFRSYAHHHPLIHRLTPRSGSNLVAPLGSVPAVVAETRGHGHGAPGHMYQHSSVQGSPFPPTTRRVRPRALTITSFIAATSSAEIAGPLGHGFPAPGAVNRSVSDAEGIDRAYTWGREGYDLFPWTPAEWGTFNPMQNHAHGSFTRRPAGERMPQSRPENGYQPPVPTSQRMPPFL